The following are encoded in a window of Passer domesticus isolate bPasDom1 chromosome 30, bPasDom1.hap1, whole genome shotgun sequence genomic DNA:
- the LOC135287533 gene encoding olfactory receptor 14C36-like, whose amino-acid sequence DLGSICTTVPKAMHNSLWDTTTISYTGCAAQLFFFLFFIGAEFYLLTVMCYDRYVSICKPLHYGTLLGSRACAHMAAAAWASAFLYSLLHTANTFSLPLCHGNALGQFFCEIPAILKLSCSKSYLRELGFLVFSICLGLGCFVFIVFSYVQIFRAVLRIPSEQGRHKAFSTCLPHLAVVSLFLSTIMIAYLKPPSMSSPSLDLALSVLYSVVPPALNPLIYSLRNQELKAAVRRLMKGWYQQQ is encoded by the coding sequence gacctgggctccatctgcaccactgtccccaaagccatgcacaattccctctgggacaccaccaccatctcctacacaggatgtgctgcacagctctttttctttctgttcttcattgGAGCAGAGTTTTATCTCCTGACcgtcatgtgctacgaccgctacgtgtccatctgcaaacccctgcactatgggaccctcctgggcagcagagcttgtgcccacatggcagcagctgcctgggccagtgcgtttctctattcactgctgcacacggccaatacattttccctgcctctgtgccatggcaatgccctgggccagttcttctgtgaaatccccgcAATCCTCAaactctcctgctccaaatcctacctcagggaacttggatttcttgtgttttccatctgtttaggacttggttgttttgtgttcattgttttctcctatgtgcagatcttcagggctgtgctgaggatcccatCTGAGCAGGGGCgtcacaaagccttttccacctgcctccctcacctggccgtggtctctctgttcctcagcactATTATGATTGCTTACTTGAAGCCCCCAtccatgtcctccccatccctggatctggccctgtcagttctgtactcggtggtgcctccagccctgaaccccctcatctacagcctgaggaaccaggagctcaaggctgcagtgagaagACTGATGAAAGGGTGGTATCAGCAACAATAA